GGGTAGCGGCAGTAATGCCTCTCGACCGGGCATCGTCGGTATTTGTGAGATTGCGAGCACGTCAATCCCCGACGAGACTGCCTTCGACCCGAAGGACTCCCACTTCGATCCCAAAGCGACTGAGGCGAATCCGATCTGGTGCGCCGTCGAGGTGAAGTACGTCAAACACCTGAAGGAACCGATCTCGATCGACGAGCTTCGAAAGACTAAGGGACTCGAGAAGATGGTCATCCTCCAAAAAGGCTCGCGGCTTTCGATCACACCGGTGACCGAGAAGGAATGGAAGATCATAGAACCTAGATTACGCTGATTTGGCGGATTGCGCAGATAGATTCTTCAGATTGTATCTATTTCCTCTGCGCCATCCGCTTCATCTCCAGTAACACCCGCTCCATATCCTCCGGCAGAGGCGCTGACCACTCCATCCGCTCGCCGGTCGTGGGATGATTCAGGCGTAGCGACCGAGCATGTAATGCCTGACGGGGAAAGTCCGACAAGAGATGCTCGATTTTCGACTTCCACTGCGGAATATCCTGCCGCATGACATTCATCGCTCGGCCACCGTATGTCACGTCCCCAAACACCGGATGCCCGATATGCTGCATGTGAACACGGATCTGGTGCGTGCGGCCTGTCTGCAAGCGGAGCTCGACGAGAGAGAATCCAAGATACTCCTCGAGGACGGCATAGTCGGTAATTGCGATCTTGCCGCCTCCCCCCTCCTTCTCTTTTAGATAGAGTGGAGCTTCATTAATTACCGCAAAGCGCTTTCGGTCGCGTGGGTGCCGGCCAATCAACGTCTCGATACGGCCCGCGCGCTCCTTGAAGATACCCCAGACGATCGCGTTATATGTCCGCTGTGCGGTGTGCAAAAAAAACTGCCGCGCAAG
This genomic window from Bacteroidota bacterium contains:
- a CDS encoding EVE domain-containing protein, which produces MQYWLLKSDAESYSIDDLKRDKTTAWTGVRNYQARNYMRDQMKPGDMALFYHSNMGSGSNASRPGIVGICEIASTSIPDETAFDPKDSHFDPKATEANPIWCAVEVKYVKHLKEPISIDELRKTKGLEKMVILQKGSRLSITPVTEKEWKIIEPRLR
- a CDS encoding RluA family pseudouridine synthase encodes the protein MNATEGIPSDEYRSSLPSTSRTIEIAAPRGEHPERVDQYLSRQIANSSRSKIQSAIAAGAVLVNGQVLDKPSYKVRGGDLFQITIPRPPPMQAEAEDIALDIIFEDETLLIINKPAGMVVHPAHGHATGTLVNALLHHIKEFRKGYPSSEPERPGIVHRLDKDTSGLLVVAKTEEAHRNLARQFFLHTAQRTYNAIVWGIFKERAGRIETLIGRHPRDRKRFAVINEAPLYLKEKEGGGGKIAITDYAVLEEYLGFSLVELRLQTGRTHQIRVHMQHIGHPVFGDVTYGGRAMNVMRQDIPQWKSKIEHLLSDFPRQALHARSLRLNHPTTGERMEWSAPLPEDMERVLLEMKRMAQRK